A region from the Manihot esculenta cultivar AM560-2 chromosome 13, M.esculenta_v8, whole genome shotgun sequence genome encodes:
- the LOC122721497 gene encoding uncharacterized protein LOC122721497 — protein sequence MAKGKGKEDARNADRGVLTGTGRGRGRGDPEIVRGRGIIATAPSSVDFRAPALTPTTPIPYSAPAAPPLAPVVPTAPTSSSSVPGSSASRSASSSSSYATRTYYYVHASGNLMPSEKTSSACTKIFQKYNVEEGSSWKNISQSTKDFYFRKEFHWDEGSAAIVRKAWNKKAATRYKDFLTNEKKKKKRSAYISIEV from the exons ATGGCCAAGGGTAAAGGTAAAGAAGATGCACGTAATGCTGATCGTGGTGTTTTAACGGGTACAGGTAGAGGCCGAGGCCGAGGTGATCCAGAAATTGTTCGTGGTCGAGGCATTATAGCCACTGCACCTTCTTCAGTTGACTTTAGAGCCCCAGCACTTACTCCAACAACCCCTATACCATACTCAGCCCCTGCAGCCCCTCCACTTGCTCCAGTTGTCCCCACTGCCCCAACTTCTTCAAGTTCTGTTCCTGGATCGAGTGCTAGTCGATCTGCATCCTCATCCTCATCATATGCTACTAGGACCTACTATTATGTGCATGCAAGTGGAAA TCTTATGCCTTCTGAGAAGACATCTAGTGCCTGCACAAAGATTTTTCAAAAGTACAATGTCGAGGAGGGTTCTTCTTGGAAGAATATCTCACAATCcacaaaagatttttatttcAGA aAAGAATTTCACTGGGATGAGGGAAGTGCTGCAATAGTGAGGAAGGCATGGAATAAAAAAGCAGCTACCCGATACAAAGACTTTCTGAcaaatgaaaagaagaaaaaaaagaggagtGCTTATATATCAATTGAAGTTTGA
- the LOC110629590 gene encoding U-box domain-containing protein 27, whose amino-acid sequence MVRDDLYITVPSFFRCPISLDVMKSPVSLCTGVTYDRTSIQRWLDNGNNTCPATMQVLQSKELVPNRTLQRLIRIWSDSVQNHCSHRVDSATNSVPSQDEIKCIVKDIETKKEPDHCCFDALSKILCFAEESLENREFLAKMAGFVPMLVDLLADNKSIDFIEQVISVLDLIVITIEDYKQLMTLPLKNKHVDFLSSILLVFQRGRRVHSRIGSVRILELIAMDAESNLSIAEKDELLSELVKSIGPENDPTLIDASLSCLIAISKAKRVKVKLVHLKTIPELKNILTAEPNTGISNLITKKALKLLETVSSCKEGRVEMCNDTACIEAVVQKVFKVSAEATEHAVTILWSMCYLFRDGKAREAVTNSNGLTKILLLMQSNCSPAVRQMAGDLLKIFRVNSKSCLSSYDTKTTHIMPF is encoded by the coding sequence ATGGTGAGGGATGATTTGTACATAACTGTACCTAGCTTTTTCCGCTGCCCGATATCGCTGGACGTGATGAAATCCCCCGTTAGTCTGTGCACCGGAGTCACCTACGACCGCACTAGCATACAACGGTGGCTCGACAACGGCAATAACACTTGCCCTGCAACCATGCAGGTACTTCAGAGCAAGGAGTTGGTTCCCAACCGCACCCTGCAACGCCTCATCCGGATCTGGTCCGACTCTGTGCAGAACCACTGTAGCCACCGAGTCGACTCAGCAACTAACTCAGTTCCCTCACAGGATGAAATCAAGTGCATAGTTAAAGACATTGAAACGAAAAAAGAACCAGATCACTGTTGTTTCGATGCTTTATCGAAAATTCTGTGTTTCGCCGAAGAATCGCTAGAGAATCGGGAATTTTTAGCAAAAATGGCCGGATTCGTGCCAATGCTTGTTGATTTACTTGCCGATAATAAAAGCATTGACTTCATCGAGCAAGTAATTAGCGTTTTAGATTTGATCGTAATCACAATTGAAGATTATAAGCAGTTAATGACATTGCCATTGAAGAACAAGCATGTCGATTTCTTGTCCTCTATCCTTCTCGTTTTTCAACGAGGAAGAAGAGTACACTCCAGAATTGGATCGGTGAGAATTCTAGAATTAATCGCCATGGATGCTGAATCGAATTTGTCGATCGCCGAAAAGGATGAATTATTATCCGAATTGGTAAAATCAATAGGTCCAGAAAACGATCCGACATTGATCGACGCGAGCTTGTCATGTTTAATCGCGATTTCAAAGGCAAAACGCGTCAAAGTAAAGCTAGTTCATCTGAAAACAATTCCAGAATTAAAAAACATACTAACGGCAGAGCCAAACACAGGAATCTCAAACTTAATCACCAAAAAGGCATTGAAGCTGCTCGAAACGGTGTCGTCCTGCAAAGAGGGGAGAGTAGAGATGTGCAATGATACGGCGTGCATAGAAGCTGTGGTTCAGAAGGTGTTCAAAGTATCAGCTGAGGCGACGGAGCACGCGGTGACGATATTGTGGAGCATGTGTTATTTATTTAGGGACGGGAAAGCGAGAGAGGCGGTGACAAATAGCAACGGGCTGACAAAAATATTATTGCTTATGCAGAGTAATTGCTCGCCGGCGGTGAGGCAGATGGCAGGGGATTTATTGAAGATATTCAGGGTGAATTCAAAGTCATGCCTTTCCAGTTATGATACAAAGACTACCCATATTATGCCGTTTTGA